One genomic window of Candidatus Thermoplasmatota archaeon includes the following:
- a CDS encoding DUF6159 family protein, which translates to MKTSFDVLRKDKEILLFPVFSFIACVVLIVSFIGGFIFLGLPQLSTQPVIPVVLMFVLYILLFFVVIFFNTAVVACAHIRLNGGDPRVADGLHAARENIVRIFLWAVISATIGVILQAIRERSGWVGRIIVGLVGITWTYVTFFIIPVLIFEKRSMGDSIRRSATLFRQTWGETLVGSLGFGGIFFLLFLLGVVPLVLGMLFGNTILLLICVATALLYWAVLGAVASAINGIYVAALYQYATTKKLPDEFDASMLPPTAPGFM; encoded by the coding sequence ATGAAAACAAGTTTTGACGTGTTACGGAAAGATAAAGAAATTCTGTTATTTCCTGTGTTTTCCTTTATCGCCTGTGTTGTTTTGATAGTCTCTTTTATTGGGGGTTTTATTTTTCTAGGGTTGCCACAGCTGTCAACGCAGCCGGTGATTCCTGTTGTTTTAATGTTTGTATTGTACATTCTTTTGTTTTTCGTGGTTATTTTCTTCAACACAGCAGTTGTTGCTTGTGCGCATATTCGACTGAATGGTGGTGATCCCCGGGTTGCAGATGGTCTTCATGCTGCTCGTGAGAATATTGTGAGAATCTTTCTTTGGGCTGTTATCTCTGCGACGATTGGTGTTATCTTGCAGGCAATTCGGGAGCGTTCTGGCTGGGTTGGACGGATTATTGTTGGGTTGGTTGGTATTACATGGACGTATGTGACGTTTTTTATCATTCCTGTGTTGATTTTTGAAAAACGAAGCATGGGTGATTCAATTCGGCGGAGTGCAACATTATTCCGGCAGACTTGGGGTGAGACTCTAGTTGGTTCACTCGGGTTTGGAGGAATTTTTTTCTTGTTGTTTTTACTCGGAGTAGTTCCTCTTGTCCTCGGGATGCTCTTCGGGAATACGATCCTTCTTCTTATATGTGTGGCTACTGCTTTGCTCTATTGGGCAGTTCTTGGGGCAGTTGCATCAGCGATTAATGGTATTTATGTAGCTGCATTGTATCAGTATGCAACAACCAAAAAGTTGCCTGATGAGTTTGATGCATCGATGCTTCCCCCAACAGCTCCTGGTTTTATGTAA